From the Streptomyces sp. SN-593 genome, the window CGGAAGAGGAGGTTCCGGAGGGGCCGCGCGGGCGGGGGACGCGGGTGGGGCCACGGGGGCGCGGTGACGCGGACGGAATGGGGCGGACGGAATCGTGCGGACGGAATCGTGCAGGCAGGGCGCCCGCGGCCGTACGGCTGAGAGGGGGCCGCGGCCGCACGCCGGGTGAGAGTCGTGCGGCCGCACGGGGGAAGGGGGCCGTGCGGCCGCGCGCCGCCCGGTCAGGACGCCCGCAGCACCTGCGCCACGATCGGGCCCGCCGAGGTGTTGCCGAACCCCGCGTCATGGACGACCGCGGCCACCGCCACGTCTCCGGCGAACGCCGTGAACCAGCCGTTGGTGGCGGCCTGGCCGTCCACCTCCGCGGAGCCGGTCTTCGCCCCGGAGTCGGCGCCGAAGCCGCTCATCACACCGGTGGCCGTACCGGCGGTGATGGCGCCGCGCATCAGCTCGCGCAGGTCGCCCGAGACGCGCGAGCCGACGCCGGCCGCGGAGATCCGGCCGTCGATCATGCTCGCCGCCACGATCCGCGGCTCGTGGAAGCTGCCGGTGGCGGCGGTGGCGGCGACCGACGCCATGATCAACGGGTTCGCGACCACCCGGCCCTGCCCGATCATCTCGGAGGTCAGTTCGTCGGCCCCGCTGCCGTCGGGGAAGCCCGGCTGGTCGTCGGGGGTGGCGGTGCCGATGTTCCACGGCTGGGTGAGGCCGAACTGGGCCGCGGTGTCGCGCAGTCCGCTCGCGCCGAGCTTGGGTGCCTGCGTGATGAAGCCGGTGTTGCAGGAGTTGGCGAAGTCCCAGAGCAGGTCGGCGTCCGCGTTGTGCAGGCTCGGCGAGTCGTTGTGGTAGATCCGGCCGTTCTGCACGTTGTCCGTGCTGTTGCACGGAGCCGGCGAGCCGGGGCCCATCCCGCGTTCGATCAGGGCGGCGGAGGTCACGATCTTCATGGTGGAGCCGGGGGCGTCCGCGCCCTGGAGGGCGATGTCGGTCCCGCTCGGGTCGCTGTTGGCGACGGCCAGGATGGTGCCGTCGTGGATGTCGAGCGCGGTGACCCCGGCGCCGTTTTTGCCCTGCACCGCCTTCTCCGCGGCGGCCTGCACGCCGGCGTCCAGCGTCGTGGTGAGCTTCCTGGCCTTTCCCTTGCGGAGGACCTTCAGCACCTTGCCCGGAGACCCGTCGCCGTGCTGCACGTACGTCTCGACGTCCGGGGTGCCGCCCTTGACCTTGTCGCCGTCGCGGGACCTGATGTCGTCGATGATCCTGGTCAGCGAGGGGTAGCGGGTGCCGGTGAGCACCTTGCCGTTCCGGTCGGTGACGTCGGTCTCCGGGTCCGCGCCGGTTCCCGTGACGACCGAGTCGCCTTCCGCCAGGGCCGGGTTGACGACGGACGGGTGCCAGGTGACGACCGCGGCGCCGGTGCTGTCGTGGTCCACGGTGAGCGACGAGGCGTACGTCCAGGTGGAGGTGACGCCGTCGGCGGACAGGTGGGCGGTGACCGTGAAGTCGGCTCCGCCCGGGCCGGCGGGGGTGGTGGGCGCGCTGGGCGCCGTACCCGTGGCGGCTGTCGTGGAAGGCGTGGCAGGCGTGGCGGGCGTCGACGCCCCCTTGGGGGTCGGGACGATGCCGGTGATCGCCAGCGAGGTGACGTGGCCCTGGGTGCGGAAGTTGGTGAGGGCCGCCGTGGCGGTCTGCGGCGAGTCCGTGAGGGCCGCCGCCTTCGCGATCTCGCCCCCGGCCCACGCCGTCAGGAACGCGTCCGCGGTACGGGCGACCTGCTTGGCCGTCAGCGGGCCCGGCGCCGCATCCGCCCCACCCGAACCGGATGCGGTGTGCCCGCCCCCCGAACCGTCCAGTCCCGTGTACACGTTGTACGCGCCGTAACCGGCGACGCCGAACATTCCCGCGCAGACGACGCCTATGACGCCGATCTTCACGCCTCTCGCAACGGGCATGGCCCCGTTCCCCCCTGTGTCTGCGCATGTGTCTGCGAACACC encodes:
- a CDS encoding penicillin-binding transpeptidase domain-containing protein, with protein sequence MPVARGVKIGVIGVVCAGMFGVAGYGAYNVYTGLDGSGGGHTASGSGGADAAPGPLTAKQVARTADAFLTAWAGGEIAKAAALTDSPQTATAALTNFRTQGHVTSLAITGIVPTPKGASTPATPATPSTTAATGTAPSAPTTPAGPGGADFTVTAHLSADGVTSTWTYASSLTVDHDSTGAAVVTWHPSVVNPALAEGDSVVTGTGADPETDVTDRNGKVLTGTRYPSLTRIIDDIRSRDGDKVKGGTPDVETYVQHGDGSPGKVLKVLRKGKARKLTTTLDAGVQAAAEKAVQGKNGAGVTALDIHDGTILAVANSDPSGTDIALQGADAPGSTMKIVTSAALIERGMGPGSPAPCNSTDNVQNGRIYHNDSPSLHNADADLLWDFANSCNTGFITQAPKLGASGLRDTAAQFGLTQPWNIGTATPDDQPGFPDGSGADELTSEMIGQGRVVANPLIMASVAATAATGSFHEPRIVAASMIDGRISAAGVGSRVSGDLRELMRGAITAGTATGVMSGFGADSGAKTGSAEVDGQAATNGWFTAFAGDVAVAAVVHDAGFGNTSAGPIVAQVLRAS